The Terriglobales bacterium genome includes a window with the following:
- a CDS encoding methyltransferase domain-containing protein, whose protein sequence is MGSVTQNFLRFFRGSGTANEIDVQPSAARANRRSSGLNEFSKSIAGQEGLCILDLGCTSAINISRLTEAGHKVCTEDVLDAAHDPMLLVRGDDGKNTVDVARFLRDSLAYQGQIFDAVLCWDALDYLPEPLVKPVVERLCALMKPGGVLLAFFHMKESGPDTPHYRYHITGNDTLQLQPTARSSSPLFRLQRVFNNRHIENLFREFASLKFFLARDNVREVIVVR, encoded by the coding sequence ATGGGTTCAGTGACGCAGAATTTTTTGCGCTTTTTCCGCGGCAGCGGAACCGCGAATGAAATCGACGTGCAGCCTTCCGCGGCGCGAGCCAATCGCCGCTCCAGCGGGCTGAACGAGTTTTCCAAGTCCATCGCGGGACAGGAAGGGCTGTGCATCCTGGACCTGGGATGCACATCCGCCATCAACATCTCCCGTCTCACCGAAGCCGGGCACAAGGTGTGCACCGAAGACGTGCTCGATGCCGCTCACGATCCGATGCTGCTGGTCCGGGGAGATGACGGCAAGAACACGGTGGATGTGGCCCGTTTTTTGCGTGACAGCCTGGCCTACCAGGGGCAAATCTTCGACGCGGTGCTGTGTTGGGACGCGCTGGATTACCTGCCGGAGCCGCTGGTCAAGCCGGTGGTGGAGCGCCTGTGTGCGCTGATGAAGCCCGGCGGCGTCCTGCTGGCGTTCTTTCACATGAAAGAATCGGGGCCGGATACGCCGCATTACCGTTACCACATCACCGGCAACGATACGCTGCAATTGCAACCGACGGCGCGAAGCAGCTCGCCGCTCTTCCGCCTGCAGAGAGTTTTTAATAATCGTCACATCGAGAACCTATTTCGCGAGTTCGCTTCCTTGAAATTCTTTCTCGCCAGAGACAACGTGAGAGAAGTGATCGTCGTGCGGTAA
- a CDS encoding polymer-forming cytoskeletal protein — MWKLRKEDEIPIPAASSVTPKEVRPVETPKPTNETRAELAHIGKSVLVKGELSGSEDLYLDGEVEGSVELHGHNLTVGPHGRVRAHTRAKDVVVHGKVEGNITADRVELKASAIHVGNIVTQRVVVQEGAYFKGSIDIQREQKPEPKVEPKPVMAAAAASLANPPVSPSAPPAHGVLAEPKR; from the coding sequence ATGTGGAAATTGCGCAAAGAGGATGAGATTCCCATTCCGGCCGCCAGTTCTGTTACCCCCAAGGAGGTCCGTCCCGTGGAAACGCCAAAGCCAACCAATGAAACCCGCGCCGAGTTGGCGCACATCGGCAAGTCGGTGCTGGTCAAAGGAGAGCTCTCGGGCAGCGAAGACTTGTACCTGGACGGCGAGGTGGAAGGCAGCGTGGAGTTGCACGGTCACAACCTGACGGTAGGGCCTCACGGTCGAGTGCGCGCCCACACGCGGGCGAAGGACGTGGTGGTGCACGGCAAAGTGGAAGGAAACATCACGGCGGACCGGGTAGAACTCAAGGCCTCGGCGATTCACGTCGGCAACATCGTCACCCAGCGAGTGGTGGTCCAAGAGGGTGCATATTTCAAAGGATCCATCGACATTCAGCGGGAACAAAAGCCCGAACCGAAAGTTGAGCCGAAGCCGGTGATGGCAGCAGCAGCGGCGAGCCTTGCCAACCCGCCGGTTTCCCCGAGCGCGCCGCCCGCGCATGGTGTGCTCGCGGAACCGAAGCGGTAG